The following are from one region of the Xylanibacillus composti genome:
- a CDS encoding carbon-nitrogen hydrolase family protein has product MKFRVSAVQYHLHTIRSFDEFAKQVEHYVKNAQEYDAEFILFPEFMTTQLMSIGGDDGSALTIQDLPDFTERYLQLFSGLAKQSGMHIIGGTHVIRREGQLYNVAHLFYPDGRVAEQAKLHITPTEVKEWGMSAGEGLQVFETEKGTIALLTCYDIEFPEIVRMAKAKGADVIFCPSCTDDRHGFHRVRYTCHARAIENQVYVVTTGTVGSLPTVDFMRANFGQAAMIAPNDIPFPPRGILAEGELNNDMVVTADLDLELLYEVRKSGSVTTWRDRRTDLYPDWQEE; this is encoded by the coding sequence ATGAAATTTCGCGTTTCTGCTGTGCAGTATCACCTGCATACGATCCGCTCGTTCGACGAGTTCGCCAAGCAGGTTGAGCATTACGTGAAGAATGCGCAAGAATATGATGCTGAATTTATTTTGTTCCCCGAGTTTATGACGACGCAGCTGATGTCCATCGGCGGCGATGACGGCTCGGCGTTGACGATACAGGATTTGCCCGATTTCACCGAACGGTATCTTCAGTTGTTCTCCGGTCTTGCCAAGCAGTCAGGCATGCATATAATTGGCGGCACTCACGTGATTCGCCGTGAAGGACAGCTGTACAACGTGGCCCACTTGTTCTACCCGGACGGGCGCGTTGCCGAGCAGGCCAAGCTGCATATTACCCCGACCGAGGTGAAGGAGTGGGGGATGAGCGCAGGCGAAGGACTCCAGGTGTTCGAAACAGAGAAAGGCACGATTGCCCTCCTGACCTGTTACGATATTGAATTTCCGGAAATCGTCCGCATGGCCAAAGCGAAAGGGGCGGATGTCATCTTCTGTCCGTCCTGCACGGATGACCGCCACGGCTTCCATCGGGTCCGATACACTTGCCACGCCAGAGCGATCGAGAATCAGGTGTACGTGGTGACGACAGGGACAGTCGGTTCGCTCCCGACGGTCGATTTTATGCGCGCGAACTTCGGGCAGGCGGCCATGATTGCGCCGAACGATATTCCCTTTCCGCCGCGCGGCATTCTCGCTGAAGGCGAGTTGAACAACGATATGGTTGTCACCGCGGATCTCGATTTGGAGCTGCTTTATGAGGTGCGCAAGTCCGGATCGGTGACGACATGGAGGGATCGACGCACCGACTTGTATCCGGACTGGCAGGAAGAATAG
- a CDS encoding fumarylacetoacetate hydrolase family protein yields the protein MLATIRNVYCVGRNYKLHAEELGNAVPKSPMIFMKPTHALVPMDGGDIVLPGGYGQVHYEAELVVRIGAAYERGMKAAALVSDFALGIDFTLRDLQEELKQKQHPWLKAKGFRAAAPLTRFLPAAGTEILEAASFSLRINDDEVQRGHVRDMIFDVQTLIDHIGGHYGLAEGDVIYTGTPAGVGRIADGDRMALYWGEEQLGSCRVCLA from the coding sequence ATGTTGGCAACGATCCGAAATGTGTACTGTGTCGGAAGAAACTACAAGCTGCATGCGGAGGAGCTGGGCAATGCCGTGCCGAAGAGTCCGATGATCTTCATGAAGCCGACCCATGCGCTAGTTCCCATGGACGGCGGAGACATTGTGCTTCCGGGCGGATACGGCCAGGTTCACTATGAAGCCGAGTTGGTCGTGCGCATAGGCGCCGCGTACGAGCGCGGGATGAAGGCGGCAGCGCTGGTGTCCGACTTCGCCCTCGGCATTGACTTCACTCTGCGCGATCTGCAGGAGGAGCTCAAGCAGAAGCAGCATCCATGGCTGAAGGCGAAGGGGTTCCGGGCAGCGGCGCCGTTGACGCGGTTTTTGCCGGCTGCGGGAACGGAAATATTGGAAGCGGCGTCCTTCTCTCTGCGCATCAATGATGACGAGGTGCAGCGGGGACATGTCCGCGACATGATCTTCGATGTGCAGACGCTCATCGACCATATCGGCGGCCATTACGGCCTGGCTGAAGGCGATGTGATCTACACGGGAACTCCGGCAGGTGTCGGCCGTATTGCGGACGGAGACCGGATGGCGCTCTACTGGGGAGAGGAACAGTTAGGCAGCTGCCGGGTGTGTCTGGCTTAA
- a CDS encoding PilZ domain-containing protein: MNTETFAEHIFRQQSNCQLIIVGKDDQGEALCYEDQFQIVESRPCQITVSLPIEDEHPLKTICTIEFVELSIRDRGVPYFAFVNVIDQACTDRTFTAMLEVPVHLHSSENRKFIRIDFPTVLPITCSIVGVRGRSTHHGVPFEADMIDVCGGGLSFLTKKRLFSPLYLKIRVDLPGFAAPFDVYGDIARISPYRQDYYRIAVTFKEVDEGLVQRIDDYCRAYRERALEGSEI; the protein is encoded by the coding sequence ATGAATACTGAAACGTTTGCCGAGCACATATTTCGCCAGCAGTCGAACTGCCAGTTGATCATTGTAGGCAAGGATGACCAGGGCGAAGCCCTGTGCTATGAAGACCAGTTTCAAATCGTAGAGAGCCGGCCTTGCCAAATAACGGTCAGCCTTCCGATAGAAGACGAGCATCCGTTAAAAACGATTTGCACCATTGAGTTTGTGGAGCTCTCCATTCGCGATAGAGGGGTGCCTTATTTCGCCTTTGTGAATGTGATCGATCAGGCATGCACAGATCGTACGTTTACAGCCATGCTGGAAGTGCCGGTTCATCTGCATTCAAGTGAGAATCGGAAGTTTATTCGCATTGACTTTCCGACAGTCCTGCCGATCACTTGCTCCATCGTGGGGGTTCGCGGCAGATCCACGCATCATGGCGTTCCGTTCGAGGCCGATATGATTGACGTTTGCGGAGGCGGGCTGTCCTTCCTGACGAAGAAGCGGTTGTTTTCGCCTTTGTATTTGAAGATACGGGTGGATCTCCCGGGCTTCGCGGCCCCGTTCGATGTGTATGGGGATATTGCGAGAATATCGCCGTACCGGCAAGACTATTATCGGATTGCCGTGACATTCAAGGAAGTGGACGAGGGCCTCGTCCAGCGTATTGACGATTATTGCCGGGCTTATCGCGAACGCGCTTTGGAAGGAAGCGAAATCTGA